In Dehalococcoidales bacterium, the genomic window AAACGAATTGGTGTGCAGCGACTGACAACCCCCCATTACAGCAGCCAGCGCCTGCAGGGTCACTCTCACGATATTATTGAGAGGCTGCTGCCCGGTCAAGGTAAACCCGTCGGTCTGCACATGGTACCTAAGCATCATCGATTTCGGGTCCTTTGCTCCAAACCTCTCCTTCATAATCCTGGCCCAGATACGCCTCAGCGCCCTGAACTTAGCCACCTCTTCAAGCAGGTTGGTATAGGCGGCGAAGAAAAAGGAAAAGCGTGGGGCGAAGGAGTCAACGGACATCCCCCTATCTATCATTGCCTGAACGTAGGCAATACCATTGGCGATGGTGAAGCCGGCTTCCTGGGCAGCAGTAGCTCCGGCCTCCCGCATATGGTAGCCGCTAATGCTAATCGAGTTCCATTGGGGCATATACTGAGCACAATAGACACAGAGATCGGTGACCAGCCTCATCGAAGGGGCCGGCCCGAAGATATAGGTATTTCTGGCGATGTACTCCTTCAGGATATCGTTCTGGACGGTACCCCTCAGGCAACTGATATCAGCCCCCTGCTTCTGGGCAGCGGCGGCATACATCGCCAGCAGGATTGGAGCGGTAGCGTTGATCGTCATCGAGGTGCTCACCTCGGCCAGCGGAATGCCCTCCCAGAGCCTCTCCATATCCTCAAGCGAGTCTATGGCAACGCCGCACCGGCCAACCTCTCCGGCGGAAAGCGGATGGTCCGAGTCGTATCCCTCCTGGGTAGGCAGGTGAAAGGCGACGCTGAAGCCAGTCTGTCCCTGCGCGTAGAGGTACTTGTAGCGATTGTTCGTCTCTTCTACGGTGGCAAATCCGGCATACTGGCGCATCGTCCAGAGCCGGGTCCGGTAGCCGCCGGGCATAATATGCCTGGTATAGGGGTATTCCCCGGGAAGAGCGATGTCCCCCTGTCTGTCCTTCCCCAAATCGTCCGCGGTGTATACCCTGTTGACCACGGCACCGTCAACCGTGGTCTTGAACTCTTTTTTTCTCTCCGGCAGCTCCCGGTTTGCTTTCTTTTCCCCCATTCTTCTTTCCTGTTCGTCAGTTGGGGCTGACCTTTAGACTATTCTTTCCCCGCGCCGGGCACCTTTTATCAGCGACCTTTGCGCCGCTTTTCTATCGCCCGGTACAGTGCCTCGATCCCGATGTCGTTGATGGCCTGAGCGGTGATAACCTGCGGCACGGCCTTCGTTCGTCCGGGTGCCACCGCCGCTTTAAGCTGCTCGGCCAGCCTTTCCGCACCCTCGCGGTCGGCCTTGTTAACGACAATAATATCGGCGATTTCAACTATGCCGGCTTTCATTGCCTGTATATCATCACCCGACTCCGGCACCAGAAGAAGCACAACGACATCGGCTATGCTGCTAATACCCAGCTCGGTCTGCCCTACTCCCACCGTTTCGATAATGATAATATCCCTGCCGGAGGCAGCCAGCAGCCTCACCGCCGCCTGTACCCCGCCGGATAAGCCGCCCTGGCTGCCCCTGGTCGCCATGCTACGGATAAAGACACCCTCATCCAGATAGTGCCTCTGCATTCTTACCCGGTCCCCAAGTACGGCACCACCGCTTACCGGACTGCTCGGGTCGACTAATATAATCCCCACCGATAGCCCACTGCTCCTGATCACAGCAACCAGCCTGTCGATAAGGGTGCTCTTACCCGCACCGGGCGGCCCGGTGATCCCGACGCAATATGACTTACCCAGCCGAGGGCGGAGCATCTCCATTACTTCGGGGAAGTGAGGACTGTCATCTTCGGCTAAAGAAATCAGCCGTGCCAGCGACGGCTTATCGCCGGCGAGCATACCCCCAACCAGTCTGGCGATTTCAGGAGTCATCAATCAGAACACGCCCCCTTGATACATAGAAAATCCTACTGCTGCCAGAAGAGTATACTATAATTCAATAATACCAATAAAGATTGCGTGCCGGTCCATATCATTAAGCGGTTTATTGCTTCTCCCCGTATAATATGCTCACTGGCATTAAGGCATGATATTCCGCTATACTGGAATCCGGGTACTACTCAAATCTCTGGGAGGGGAGCTTGAAGAAGGCCGAGGTAAGACCGGATAACCGGCAGGTTGTTATCATTGCGGAACGGTGTAAGGAGTGCGGCTTCTGCATCGAGTTCTGCCCCAAGCACATTATCGTCAAGTCTACCGAGATTAACAGCAAGGGGTATCATCCGGTCCGCCTAAATGATGAAGCGCTGTGCACCAGGTGCGATATCTGCGGGATGATTTGCCCCGACTTCGCTATCTGTGTTGCAGACATCGAGAACCAGCAGGAAGAAATCAGAGGTCAGTCATGACGGAGAGAAAATACATCGCCGGCGAGTTCTTTATGAGCGGAGATGATGCCTGTGCCGAGGGGGCCATCAGTGCCGGCTGCCGCTTTTTTGCCGGCTATCCTATCACGCCAGCCAGTGAGATTGCGGAAAGGATGTCGGAGCGGCTACCCGAGGTGGCCGGCACCTATATCCAGATGGAAGATGAACTGGCGTCACTGGCAGCGGTACTGGGGGCATCGTGGGGCGGCGTCAAGGCAATGACGGCTACCTCTGGACCCGGTTTTAGTCTGATGATGGAAAACATTGGCCTGGGGATTATGACGGAGACCCCCTGCGTCATCGTGGACGTACAGCGCGGCAGCCCATCAACCGGCCTGCCGACATTGACCGGTCAGGGTGATATGATGCAGGCGCGCTGGGGCAGCCACGGCTCCTATAGTATTATCGCCCTATCACCTGATTCCCCGCAAGAGCTCTACGACCTGACGATAAGAGCGTTCAACCTGTCCGAAAAATACCGCCTGCCGGTCCTGGTTATGACCGAAGCCGCTACCGGACATATGTACGAAAAGGTGGTCATCCCTCCGATGAATGAGATAGAAGTGGTACACCGGCGCAAGCCCGCCGTCTCCGCCGGGGAATACCTGCCTTTTAAACCGGATGCCGACCTGGTTCCCCCGATGGCAAACGCCGGGGAAGGTTACCGGGTGCATATTACGGGATTGACCCACGATGAGCGGGGGTACCCGGCGATGACCGCCGAGGCTCAGGACAGGCTGGTGAGGCGCCTGGTAGACAAGATCGAACGGAATAGAGATGATATCATTGACCTGGAGGAGGATAGGATAGACGGTGCTGAGGTAGTGGTCTGCTCCTACGGCATATCGGCACGGGTTTCACGCATTGCTGTCGAGCAGGCTCGGTCCGAAGGCATCCGGGTCGGCATGCTGAGGTTAATTACCGTCTGGCCTTTCCCTGAAGACAGGATCAGGGATATTTCAGAACAGGTCAGAGCTTTTGTAGTGCCCGAGATCAACTACGGGCAGATATCCCTGGAGGTGGAGCGCTGCGCCTGCGGTAGGACAAAGACGGTGCTGGTGCCGCATATGGGTGGCGGGGTACACTCTCCGGGGACAATCTTAGAAGCTATCAAGCAGGTGGCGAGATGAACAAGGCTACCACAAATGGAGCAGGTCACCCACTGGACCCTTATCTGAGGGCAGAGCGGATGCCTCATATCTGGTGCTCCGGCTGCGGCCTGGGCCTGGTGGTAAACTGCTTCTTAAGGGGGCTGATTCAATCCAGGCTCGCGTTGGATAAGGTCGTCGTAGTTTCGGGAATAGGTTGCGCCGGCAGGGCAGCCGGCTATATCAATCTGGACTCATTCCACACCACTCACGGCCGAGCCATACCATTTGCTACCGGGTTAAAGCTGTCCAACCCGGAGTTAAAGGTCGTGGTGATAAGCGGTGACGGCGACCTGACCGCTATCGGGGGGAACCACCTTATTCATGCCGCCCGCCGCAACGTTGATATCACAGTACTTTGCATCAATAACTTTATCTACGGGATGACCGGAGGGCAGGTCGGACCGACGACGCCACTGACGGCACGGACAACTACCTCGGTGGGAGGAAACATAGATCAGCCGTTTAATATCCCTTATCTGGCAGCGGCCAGCGGAGCTGCCTATGTAGCTCGGTGGACAACGGCGCAGGTCATCAGACTACAAAAGAGTATTACCGAAGCATTGCTCAAGAACGGGTTCAGCCTCATCGAGATAATTACTCCCTGCCCGACCTATTACGGGCGGATGAACAAGCAGAGGACCGGGCTGGAGCAAATGAAATACTACCGCGACAACAGTATCGTCAAGTCCGGAATCGACCCCAAGCACGCCGGCATTGAGTTTAACGGGCCGATAATTGTGGGGAGGTTTGTTGACTAGACCCAGATACTGACTGTTTCCTGTTATTCTGGGCCCGGGGGATAATATGATGGCGAAGCGGGAGGAAATAAGGTTATGCGGATATGGCGGCCAGGGTATTATACTGGCTGGTCATATCATCGGGCAGGCAGCATCCATATTTGAGCATAAATATGCCACCTACATCCGAGACTATGGCCCAGAGGCAAGAGGCGGTACCTGCCGGGCCGACCTGGTTATCTCTGATGAAGAGGTGGTTTATCCCTATATCAGTGCCCCTTCCGTTCTGGTGGCGATGTCCCAGCAGGCCTATGATAAATACCATATTGAAAACAACGAGGATGCCCTGGTAATCATCGATGATGGCCTGGTCAAACCGGTACCGAACAAACACAGGGTTCTGGCAATACCGGCCAGGCGAATCGCCGAGGAATTGGGCAGGGTGATGGTAGCTAACATCGTAATGCTAGGATTCCTCACCGCCGTAACCGATA contains:
- a CDS encoding 2-oxoacid:acceptor oxidoreductase subunit alpha gives rise to the protein MTERKYIAGEFFMSGDDACAEGAISAGCRFFAGYPITPASEIAERMSERLPEVAGTYIQMEDELASLAAVLGASWGGVKAMTATSGPGFSLMMENIGLGIMTETPCVIVDVQRGSPSTGLPTLTGQGDMMQARWGSHGSYSIIALSPDSPQELYDLTIRAFNLSEKYRLPVLVMTEAATGHMYEKVVIPPMNEIEVVHRRKPAVSAGEYLPFKPDADLVPPMANAGEGYRVHITGLTHDERGYPAMTAEAQDRLVRRLVDKIERNRDDIIDLEEDRIDGAEVVVCSYGISARVSRIAVEQARSEGIRVGMLRLITVWPFPEDRIRDISEQVRAFVVPEINYGQISLEVERCACGRTKTVLVPHMGGGVHSPGTILEAIKQVAR
- the meaB gene encoding methylmalonyl Co-A mutase-associated GTPase MeaB, which translates into the protein MTPEIARLVGGMLAGDKPSLARLISLAEDDSPHFPEVMEMLRPRLGKSYCVGITGPPGAGKSTLIDRLVAVIRSSGLSVGIILVDPSSPVSGGAVLGDRVRMQRHYLDEGVFIRSMATRGSQGGLSGGVQAAVRLLAASGRDIIIIETVGVGQTELGISSIADVVVLLLVPESGDDIQAMKAGIVEIADIIVVNKADREGAERLAEQLKAAVAPGRTKAVPQVITAQAINDIGIEALYRAIEKRRKGR
- a CDS encoding 2-oxoacid:acceptor oxidoreductase family protein, producing MMAKREEIRLCGYGGQGIILAGHIIGQAASIFEHKYATYIRDYGPEARGGTCRADLVISDEEVVYPYISAPSVLVAMSQQAYDKYHIENNEDALVIIDDGLVKPVPNKHRVLAIPARRIAEELGRVMVANIVMLGFLTAVTDIATADSMKKSLMATVPKGTEDLNMEAFERGYAYGLKKAGRD
- a CDS encoding 4Fe-4S binding protein, whose amino-acid sequence is MKKAEVRPDNRQVVIIAERCKECGFCIEFCPKHIIVKSTEINSKGYHPVRLNDEALCTRCDICGMICPDFAICVADIENQQEEIRGQS
- a CDS encoding thiamine pyrophosphate-dependent enzyme; this encodes MNKATTNGAGHPLDPYLRAERMPHIWCSGCGLGLVVNCFLRGLIQSRLALDKVVVVSGIGCAGRAAGYINLDSFHTTHGRAIPFATGLKLSNPELKVVVISGDGDLTAIGGNHLIHAARRNVDITVLCINNFIYGMTGGQVGPTTPLTARTTTSVGGNIDQPFNIPYLAAASGAAYVARWTTAQVIRLQKSITEALLKNGFSLIEIITPCPTYYGRMNKQRTGLEQMKYYRDNSIVKSGIDPKHAGIEFNGPIIVGRFVD
- a CDS encoding methylmalonyl-CoA mutase family protein translates to MGEKKANRELPERKKEFKTTVDGAVVNRVYTADDLGKDRQGDIALPGEYPYTRHIMPGGYRTRLWTMRQYAGFATVEETNNRYKYLYAQGQTGFSVAFHLPTQEGYDSDHPLSAGEVGRCGVAIDSLEDMERLWEGIPLAEVSTSMTINATAPILLAMYAAAAQKQGADISCLRGTVQNDILKEYIARNTYIFGPAPSMRLVTDLCVYCAQYMPQWNSISISGYHMREAGATAAQEAGFTIANGIAYVQAMIDRGMSVDSFAPRFSFFFAAYTNLLEEVAKFRALRRIWARIMKERFGAKDPKSMMLRYHVQTDGFTLTGQQPLNNIVRVTLQALAAVMGGCQSLHTNSFDEALALPSEEAVQVALRTQQIIAHESGVTDTVDPLGGSYYVEWLTDRIEDGAMRYINEIDKMGGALKAIEKGYIQREIAASAYNYQREVDSGEQLIVGVNRFTTGGEPAPKLLEVGPEVEQRQISRLSRLKRERDNQKVGEVLNRVRVAARGDGNIMPALIDAVKAYATVGEISDALRVVFGEYRETGIL